A region of Streptomyces sp. WMMC500 DNA encodes the following proteins:
- a CDS encoding NAD+ synthase: MPQLRLALNQIDATVGDLAGNADAVVRWTRHAADRGAHFVAFPEMVLTGYPVEDLALRSSFVEASCAALRALAARLAAEGLGETPVLVGYLDRSDERHRFGQPAGSPKDAAAVLHRGEVVLTFAKHHLPNYGVFDEFRYFVPGDTMPVVRVAGVDVALAICEDLWQDGGRVPSARIAGAGLLVTVNASPYELNKDDTRLDLVRKRAQEAGCTTAYVAMTGGQDELVYDGDSIVVDQRGEVVARAAQFAEECLIVDLDLPAAPARPPAGIADDGLRIQHVTLSAEPVEPYARRYAGTVAAQVSDAEQMYTALVTGLRAYVEKNGFDSVLIGLSGGIDSSLVAAVACDAVGAEHVYGISMPSRYSSQHSRDDAAELARRTGLHLRSVPIGPMFDAYMESLGLTGLAEENLQSRLRGTLLMAVSNQEGPLVLAPGNKSELAVGYSTLYGDSVGAYGPIKDVYKSVVFRLAKWRNEAAAERGEIPPIPENSIAKPPSAELRPDQVDTDSLPDYEVLDAILELYVDRDRGSAEIVAAGYEPELVERVLRMVDTAEYKRRQYPPGTKISPKGFGKDRRLPITNRWRERA; the protein is encoded by the coding sequence GTGCCTCAACTTCGCCTCGCGCTGAATCAGATCGACGCCACCGTCGGCGACCTCGCCGGCAACGCCGACGCCGTCGTCCGCTGGACCCGGCACGCGGCCGACCGCGGCGCCCACTTCGTGGCCTTCCCCGAGATGGTGCTCACCGGCTATCCCGTCGAGGACCTGGCCCTGCGCTCCTCCTTCGTCGAGGCGTCCTGCGCCGCGCTGCGGGCGCTCGCCGCGCGGCTGGCCGCCGAGGGGCTGGGCGAGACGCCGGTGCTCGTCGGCTACCTCGACCGCAGCGACGAGCGGCACCGCTTCGGGCAGCCCGCGGGATCCCCCAAGGACGCCGCGGCCGTGCTGCACCGCGGCGAGGTCGTCCTCACCTTCGCCAAGCACCACCTGCCCAACTACGGCGTCTTCGACGAGTTCCGCTACTTCGTCCCCGGCGACACCATGCCGGTCGTGCGCGTCGCCGGCGTCGACGTCGCGCTGGCCATCTGCGAGGACCTGTGGCAGGACGGCGGCCGGGTGCCCTCGGCGCGGATCGCCGGCGCCGGTCTGCTGGTCACCGTCAACGCCTCGCCGTACGAGCTGAACAAGGACGACACCCGCCTGGACCTCGTCCGCAAGCGCGCCCAGGAGGCGGGCTGCACGACCGCGTACGTCGCGATGACCGGCGGCCAGGACGAACTGGTCTACGACGGCGACTCGATCGTCGTCGACCAGCGCGGGGAGGTCGTCGCGCGCGCCGCGCAGTTCGCCGAGGAGTGCCTGATCGTCGACCTCGACCTGCCCGCCGCCCCCGCGCGGCCGCCGGCCGGCATCGCCGACGACGGGCTGCGCATCCAGCACGTGACGCTGTCGGCGGAGCCCGTCGAGCCGTACGCGCGCCGGTACGCGGGGACCGTCGCCGCGCAGGTCTCCGACGCCGAGCAGATGTACACGGCGCTGGTCACGGGGCTGCGCGCGTACGTCGAGAAGAACGGCTTCGACTCCGTCCTCATCGGCCTCTCCGGCGGCATCGACTCCTCCCTCGTCGCCGCCGTCGCCTGCGACGCGGTCGGCGCGGAGCACGTGTACGGCATCTCCATGCCGTCGCGCTACTCCTCCCAGCACTCTCGCGACGACGCCGCGGAACTCGCCCGCCGCACCGGGCTGCACCTGCGCAGCGTCCCCATCGGCCCGATGTTCGACGCCTACATGGAGTCGCTGGGGCTGACCGGCCTGGCCGAGGAGAACCTCCAGTCCCGGCTGCGCGGCACGCTGCTCATGGCCGTCTCCAACCAGGAGGGCCCGCTCGTCCTGGCCCCGGGCAACAAGAGCGAGCTGGCCGTGGGCTACTCGACGCTCTACGGCGACTCGGTCGGCGCGTACGGCCCGATCAAGGACGTCTACAAGTCGGTCGTCTTCCGGCTCGCGAAGTGGCGCAACGAGGCCGCCGCCGAACGGGGCGAGATCCCGCCGATCCCGGAGAACTCCATCGCCAAGCCGCCCAGCGCCGAACTCCGCCCCGACCAGGTCGACACGGACTCGCTGCCGGACTACGAGGTGCTCGACGCGATCCTGGAGCTGTACGTCGACCGCGACCGCGGCAGCGCGGAGATCGTCGCCGCCGGGTACGAGCCGGAGCTGGTGGAGCGGGTGCTGCGGATGGTCGACACGGCGGAGTACAAGCGCCGGCAGTACCCGCCGGGCACGAAGATCTCCCCGAAGGGCTTCGGCAAGGACCGGCGGCTGCCGATCACCAACCGCTGGCGGGAGCGCGCGTAG
- a CDS encoding aldo/keto reductase, translating into MLVPMQTRTLGRTGIEVSALGFGCWAIGGEWWDAGGGPLGWGKVDDEESVRAVHRALDDGVTFFDTADVYGTGHSETVLGRALAGRRDDVVIATKWGNTFDADRRTTISRDLTPGYARRALTASLRRLGTDRVDLYQLHIGDADPEAAVALREACEELVREGLIRAYAWSTDDPARAALFAEGLHCAAVQHQLNVLEDAPEMLALCAELNLASVNRGPLAMGLLSGKYDAGAHVGAGDIRSAPPPWLKYFGPDGRMAPGWLPRIEAIRDILTSEGRTLAQGALAWIWARSPHTVPIPGFRTVAQAEQNAGALAAGPLTAEQLAEVEGLLR; encoded by the coding sequence ATGCTCGTACCCATGCAGACGCGCACTCTGGGACGTACGGGCATCGAGGTCAGCGCACTCGGCTTCGGCTGCTGGGCGATCGGCGGCGAGTGGTGGGACGCCGGGGGCGGCCCGCTGGGCTGGGGCAAGGTGGACGACGAGGAGTCGGTGCGGGCCGTGCACCGCGCCCTCGACGACGGCGTCACCTTCTTCGACACCGCCGACGTCTACGGCACGGGACACAGCGAGACCGTGCTCGGCCGCGCCCTCGCGGGCCGCCGGGACGACGTCGTCATCGCCACCAAGTGGGGCAACACCTTCGACGCCGACCGCCGGACGACGATCTCCCGCGACCTGACCCCCGGCTACGCGCGCCGGGCGCTGACCGCGTCGCTGCGGCGGCTGGGCACCGACCGCGTGGACCTGTACCAACTGCACATCGGCGACGCCGACCCGGAGGCGGCGGTGGCGCTGCGCGAGGCGTGCGAGGAACTCGTCCGCGAGGGCCTGATCCGCGCGTACGCCTGGAGCACCGACGACCCCGCACGCGCCGCGCTCTTCGCCGAGGGCCTGCACTGCGCGGCGGTGCAGCACCAGCTCAACGTGCTGGAGGACGCGCCGGAGATGCTGGCGCTGTGCGCGGAGCTGAACCTCGCCAGCGTCAACCGCGGCCCGCTGGCCATGGGGCTGCTCTCCGGGAAGTACGACGCGGGCGCCCACGTCGGCGCCGGAGACATCCGCTCCGCGCCGCCGCCCTGGCTGAAGTACTTCGGCCCGGACGGCCGGATGGCGCCGGGCTGGCTGCCCCGCATCGAGGCGATCCGCGACATCCTCACCTCCGAGGGCCGCACCCTGGCACAGGGCGCACTGGCGTGGATCTGGGCCCGCAGCCCGCACACGGTCCCGATCCCCGGTTTCCGCACCGTGGCACAGGCGGAGCAGAACGCCGGCGCGCTGGCGGCGGGCCCGCTGACCGCGGAGCAACTGGCGGAGGTCGAGGGGCTGCTGAGGTAG
- a CDS encoding LacI family DNA-binding transcriptional regulator encodes MSGARLKDVAERAGVSIKTVSNVVRGAARVAEPTRARVLAAIDELGYRPHASARHLRTGRSGVIALAVPELVAPYFAELATCVIAAAKESGRTVLIEVTGGDPAEELRIACGLSDPLIDGVLLSPLGLDQAALAARERRVPLVLLGERDYEVPADHVLIDNVAAARDATRHLVSLGRRRIGVIGWQYGERTTATAQQRMQGHREALAEAGLAYDPALAPPVGAYTRAGGAAAMRELLALPRRPDAVFCFTDMMASGAMRVAHDEGLAIPAALAVVGFDDVQEARYMVPSLTSVAPDKQELARLAVKALLARIEGPAEAPPTTLLAGYDLVPRESSAPVPAGP; translated from the coding sequence GTGTCCGGGGCCCGTCTCAAGGACGTCGCAGAGCGCGCCGGTGTCTCCATCAAGACCGTCTCGAACGTCGTCCGCGGCGCCGCGCGCGTCGCCGAGCCGACCCGCGCCCGCGTCCTCGCCGCCATCGACGAACTCGGCTACCGCCCGCACGCCTCCGCCCGCCACCTGCGCACCGGCCGCAGCGGCGTCATCGCGCTGGCCGTCCCCGAACTCGTCGCGCCCTACTTCGCGGAGCTGGCCACCTGCGTCATCGCCGCCGCCAAGGAGTCCGGGCGGACCGTCCTCATCGAGGTCACCGGCGGCGACCCGGCCGAGGAGCTGCGCATCGCCTGCGGCCTCAGCGACCCGCTCATCGACGGCGTCCTTCTCAGCCCCCTCGGTCTCGACCAGGCGGCGCTGGCCGCCCGCGAACGCCGCGTGCCGCTCGTGCTGCTGGGCGAGCGTGACTACGAAGTCCCCGCCGACCACGTGCTCATCGACAACGTCGCCGCCGCCCGCGACGCCACCCGGCATCTGGTTTCCCTCGGCCGCCGCCGCATCGGCGTCATCGGCTGGCAGTACGGCGAGCGGACCACCGCCACCGCCCAGCAGCGCATGCAGGGCCACCGCGAGGCGCTGGCCGAGGCCGGCCTCGCGTACGACCCGGCGCTGGCCCCGCCCGTGGGCGCGTACACCCGCGCGGGCGGCGCGGCGGCGATGCGGGAGCTGCTGGCGCTGCCGCGGCGGCCCGACGCGGTGTTCTGCTTCACCGACATGATGGCGTCGGGCGCGATGCGCGTCGCGCACGACGAGGGCCTGGCGATCCCGGCCGCCCTGGCGGTGGTCGGCTTCGACGACGTCCAGGAGGCGCGGTACATGGTGCCGTCGCTGACCAGCGTGGCGCCGGACAAGCAGGAGCTGGCCAGGCTGGCGGTGAAGGCGCTGCTGGCGCGGATCGAGGGCCCGGCGGAGGCCCCGCCGACGACGCTGCTCGCGGGGTACGACCTGGTGCCGCGGGAGTCGAGCGCGCCGGTGCCCGCCGGGCCGTAG
- a CDS encoding alkaline phosphatase PhoX, translating into MERRSFLRAVTAGTGAVAVTGGLWHAAATPAAAAAANSPYGPLLPPDANGLALPQGFTGRVVARSTRPVGGITWHGAPDGGACFADGDGWIYVSNSELPLIGGVSAIRFGADGSVTAARRILDGTNLNCAGGATPWNTWLSCEETYRGKVYETDPYGNRSASSYGAMGRFKHEAAACDTDRRVVYLTEDEDDGCFYRFTPTSWGAWGALSSGRLDVLCDAGGGAVEWREVPDPDAPWPWEQTRAQVDEALHFDGGEGCYYSPQAGVCYFTTKGDNRVWGYDAGANTLAMVYDADTPLSGVDNITGRAGGDLYVAEDGGNMEINIITPEGTVAPVVRIDGHPESEITGPAFSPDGSRLYFSSQRGASGSAAGTDGVTYEVRGPFRA; encoded by the coding sequence ATGGAGCGTCGCTCGTTTCTCCGCGCCGTCACCGCAGGCACCGGCGCCGTCGCCGTCACCGGCGGACTCTGGCACGCCGCCGCGACCCCGGCGGCGGCAGCGGCGGCGAACAGCCCGTACGGGCCGCTGCTGCCCCCGGACGCCAACGGCCTGGCGCTGCCCCAGGGCTTCACCGGCCGCGTCGTCGCCCGCTCCACCCGCCCGGTCGGCGGCATCACGTGGCACGGCGCGCCGGACGGCGGCGCGTGCTTCGCGGACGGCGACGGCTGGATCTACGTCTCCAACTCCGAACTCCCGCTGATCGGCGGCGTCTCCGCGATCCGCTTCGGGGCGGACGGCTCGGTGACGGCGGCCCGCCGCATCCTGGACGGCACGAACCTCAACTGCGCGGGCGGGGCGACGCCGTGGAACACGTGGCTGTCGTGCGAGGAGACGTACCGCGGCAAGGTCTACGAGACGGACCCGTACGGCAACCGCTCGGCGTCCTCGTACGGCGCGATGGGCCGCTTCAAGCACGAGGCGGCGGCGTGCGACACGGACCGCCGGGTCGTCTACCTCACGGAGGACGAGGACGACGGCTGCTTCTACCGCTTCACGCCGACGTCCTGGGGAGCGTGGGGCGCGCTGTCGTCGGGCCGCCTGGACGTGCTGTGCGACGCGGGCGGCGGGGCGGTGGAATGGCGCGAGGTCCCGGACCCTGACGCGCCCTGGCCGTGGGAGCAGACGCGGGCGCAGGTCGACGAGGCGCTGCACTTCGACGGCGGCGAGGGCTGCTACTACTCGCCGCAGGCGGGCGTCTGCTACTTCACGACGAAGGGCGACAACCGCGTGTGGGGCTACGACGCGGGCGCGAACACCCTGGCCATGGTCTACGACGCGGACACCCCGCTGAGCGGGGTCGACAACATCACGGGCCGGGCGGGCGGGGACCTCTACGTCGCCGAGGACGGCGGCAACATGGAGATCAACATCATCACCCCCGAGGGCACGGTGGCCCCGGTGGTGCGGATCGACGGCCACCCGGAGTCCGAGATCACGGGCCCGGCGTTCTCGCCGGACGGCTCGCGGCTGTACTTCTCCTCCCAGCGGGGCGCGAGCGGCTCCGCGGCGGGCACGGACGGGGTGACCTACGAGGTCCGGGGCCCGTTCCGCGCGTAA
- a CDS encoding MFS transporter, translating to MHTPHQTAPDIHRRRWLILGVLVFSLLVVVLDNSILNVAMKTIATPAPTGLGASQSELEWAIDAYTLAFAGLLFTAGVLGDRVGRKRTLLAGMVVFGVGSVLAAFSGSPAELIAFRTLMGLGGAFVLPATLAIIVNVFERDEQPRAIGIWAGSVGLAIAIGPITGGLLLEHFWWGSVFLVNVPIISVALIGMVLLVPDSRDPAPGRIDPLGVLLSIAGLVLIVYGVVRGGQRADFGAPEVWGTIGGGAVVIGLFVWYERRSRHPALDMRWFRNPRFSASVAVIGLVFFALMGVTFFMVFYIQSVRGLSPLDSGLLLLPLAVAQLIFAPRSRLAVDRFGARAVCTVAMLAIAAAFAGFLLLDESSPLWVLEVLFFLMGSAMAHVMPPATTSIMQSLPPEKAGAGSSVNNTFRQVGGALGVAVLGSLLSSVYRGEVTLPPGAPHAAGESIEATRTFAERAGQAGKKLIEEADNAFIDAMHVTSLAAAGTALAGAAVAAAFMPPKDRGAPGPAKGGQNVSSAGNGVRSPDR from the coding sequence ATGCACACCCCGCACCAGACGGCCCCGGACATCCACCGCCGCCGCTGGCTGATCCTCGGCGTGCTCGTCTTCAGCCTCCTCGTCGTCGTCCTCGACAACTCCATCCTCAACGTCGCGATGAAGACGATCGCCACCCCCGCCCCCACCGGCCTCGGCGCCAGCCAGAGCGAGCTGGAGTGGGCGATCGACGCGTACACCCTGGCCTTCGCGGGCCTGCTGTTCACCGCGGGCGTCCTGGGCGACCGGGTGGGGCGCAAGCGGACGCTGCTGGCCGGCATGGTCGTCTTCGGCGTGGGCTCGGTGCTCGCCGCCTTCTCCGGCAGCCCGGCCGAGCTGATCGCCTTTCGTACCCTGATGGGCCTGGGCGGCGCGTTCGTCCTGCCCGCCACGCTGGCGATCATCGTGAACGTCTTCGAGCGCGACGAGCAGCCCCGGGCCATCGGCATCTGGGCCGGGTCCGTGGGCCTGGCCATCGCCATCGGGCCGATCACCGGCGGGCTGCTGCTGGAGCACTTCTGGTGGGGCTCGGTCTTCCTGGTCAACGTGCCGATCATCAGCGTCGCGCTGATCGGCATGGTGCTGCTGGTCCCCGACTCCAGGGACCCGGCCCCCGGGAGGATCGACCCCCTGGGCGTGCTGCTGTCCATCGCCGGTCTGGTGCTGATCGTCTACGGCGTGGTCCGGGGCGGTCAGCGCGCCGACTTCGGCGCGCCGGAGGTCTGGGGCACGATCGGCGGCGGCGCGGTCGTCATCGGGCTCTTCGTCTGGTACGAGCGCCGCAGCCGGCACCCGGCGCTCGACATGCGGTGGTTCCGCAACCCGCGCTTCTCGGCCTCGGTCGCCGTCATCGGCCTGGTGTTCTTCGCGCTCATGGGCGTGACGTTCTTCATGGTCTTCTACATCCAGAGCGTGCGCGGCCTGTCTCCGCTGGACTCCGGGCTGCTCCTGCTGCCGCTGGCCGTCGCCCAGTTGATCTTCGCGCCGCGGTCCCGGCTGGCGGTCGACCGGTTCGGCGCACGGGCGGTGTGCACGGTGGCGATGCTCGCCATCGCCGCCGCCTTCGCCGGCTTCCTGCTGCTGGACGAGTCGTCCCCGCTGTGGGTCCTGGAGGTGCTGTTCTTCCTCATGGGCAGCGCGATGGCGCACGTCATGCCGCCGGCCACCACCTCGATCATGCAGTCGCTGCCGCCCGAGAAGGCCGGCGCCGGCTCCTCGGTCAACAACACCTTCCGGCAGGTCGGCGGCGCCCTCGGGGTGGCCGTGCTCGGCTCGCTGCTGTCGTCCGTCTACCGCGGCGAGGTGACGCTGCCTCCGGGGGCGCCGCACGCGGCGGGCGAGTCCATCGAGGCCACCCGCACCTTCGCGGAGCGCGCCGGACAGGCCGGGAAGAAGCTGATCGAGGAGGCCGACAACGCGTTCATCGACGCGATGCACGTGACGTCGCTCGCGGCGGCGGGCACGGCCCTGGCGGGCGCGGCGGTGGCCGCGGCGTTCATGCCCCCCAAGGACCGCGGCGCGCCCGGGCCGGCGAAGGGCGGGCAGAATGTGTCCTCCGCGGGGAACGGCGTCCGTTCACCTGACCGATGA
- a CDS encoding endonuclease/exonuclease/phosphatase family protein codes for MTHVDMAETGRGTGTTHAAAPAESRAAYWRRRLREGLGPGTWRRGLVVAALALLDGIVMLGHAAIPNRVGNLGSLVETFLPWFGLAVPVLLVCALWRRSLTAMCALVLPVFVWFNLFGGLLTDKSGGGGDLTAVSHNVAEENTDAAGTARKLVESDADVLALQEVTQDNRAAYEDGLAEAYPYHEVAGTVGVWSKYPLSDTRPVDIHMGWTRALRTTVATDAGPLALYTAHLPSVRVKLDAGFTANQRDLSADALGEAIKDEPVDRVLLLGDLNGTMNDRALANVTSQLRSAQGASGSGFGFSWPAGFPTARIDQILLRGVQPVSSDVLGETGSDHRPVRASVDL; via the coding sequence ATGACGCACGTGGACATGGCGGAGACCGGACGCGGCACCGGGACCACGCACGCGGCCGCCCCCGCGGAGTCACGCGCGGCGTACTGGCGCCGCCGGCTCCGCGAGGGCCTGGGCCCCGGCACCTGGCGCCGCGGCCTGGTCGTCGCCGCGCTCGCGCTGCTCGACGGCATCGTGATGCTGGGCCACGCGGCGATCCCCAACCGGGTCGGCAACCTGGGCAGCCTGGTCGAGACGTTCCTGCCGTGGTTCGGGCTGGCGGTCCCGGTGCTGCTGGTGTGCGCGCTGTGGCGGCGGTCGCTGACGGCGATGTGCGCGCTGGTGCTGCCGGTGTTCGTCTGGTTCAACCTCTTCGGCGGGCTGCTCACCGACAAGTCCGGCGGCGGCGGCGACCTCACCGCCGTCAGCCACAACGTCGCCGAGGAGAACACCGACGCGGCCGGCACCGCCCGCAAGCTGGTGGAGTCCGACGCCGACGTGCTCGCCCTCCAGGAGGTCACGCAGGACAACAGGGCGGCGTACGAGGACGGCCTGGCGGAGGCGTACCCGTACCACGAGGTGGCGGGCACGGTCGGGGTGTGGAGCAAGTACCCGCTGTCGGACACCCGGCCCGTGGACATCCACATGGGCTGGACCCGCGCCCTGCGCACCACCGTCGCCACCGACGCCGGCCCGCTCGCGCTCTACACCGCCCACCTCCCGTCTGTGCGGGTGAAGCTCGACGCCGGGTTCACAGCCAACCAGCGCGACCTGAGCGCCGACGCGCTCGGCGAGGCCATCAAGGACGAGCCGGTCGACCGTGTGCTGCTGCTCGGCGACCTCAACGGCACCATGAACGACCGCGCGCTGGCGAACGTCACCTCCCAGTTGCGCTCCGCGCAGGGCGCGTCGGGCAGCGGCTTCGGCTTCAGTTGGCCGGCGGGCTTCCCGACGGCGCGGATCGACCAGATCCTGCTGCGCGGCGTGCAGCCGGTCAGCTCCGACGTGCTGGGCGAGACGGGCAGCGACCACCGCCCGGTACGGGCCTCGGTGGACCTGTGA
- a CDS encoding MFS transporter, with protein MADESRAYRDLLPDLAPWHASRDFRLMWVAGLITAFGSFLTFVALPVQVKELTGSALAVGAIGTVELVPLIVFGLYGGALADAMDKRKLIIYSEAGLGLASAVLLVNSLLPDPMLWPLYVVAALTSALTGIQRPALDSIVPRIVPHEHLPAAAALNSLRWQLGGIAGPALAGFIVAYAGLPWAYALDAGTFAVSVGLALLLAPSPAAREAVAPSLRAIAEGARYAWHRKELLGTYAIDLAAMFFAFPLALFPFLADELDAPWALGLMYAALPAGSLLVSLTSGWTRRVHRHGRAVMLSAAGWGLAITAAGVMPNAWTVLALLMVAGAFDMVSGVFRAAMWNQTIPDELRGRLAGIELLSYSVGPVAGQFRSGGVAALTSVRTSIWSGGVLCAGAVVLLAACLPKLMTYDARTNEHAVRERERRAAAAAEKAGKPAPGGPDGTPAPDPAT; from the coding sequence GTGGCCGACGAATCCCGCGCCTACCGCGACCTCCTCCCCGACCTCGCCCCCTGGCACGCCTCCCGCGACTTCCGCCTCATGTGGGTCGCCGGCCTCATCACCGCCTTCGGCAGCTTCCTCACCTTCGTCGCCCTCCCCGTCCAGGTGAAGGAGCTGACCGGCTCGGCCCTCGCGGTCGGCGCCATCGGCACCGTCGAGCTCGTCCCGCTCATCGTCTTCGGCCTCTACGGCGGCGCCCTCGCCGACGCCATGGACAAACGGAAGCTGATCATCTACAGCGAGGCGGGACTCGGCCTCGCCTCCGCCGTCCTGCTCGTCAACAGCCTGCTGCCCGACCCGATGCTCTGGCCCCTGTACGTCGTCGCCGCGCTGACCAGCGCCCTGACCGGCATCCAGCGCCCGGCCCTCGACTCGATCGTCCCGCGCATCGTGCCGCACGAGCACCTGCCCGCCGCCGCCGCGCTCAACTCCCTGCGCTGGCAGCTCGGCGGCATCGCCGGACCCGCGCTCGCCGGCTTCATCGTCGCGTACGCCGGCCTGCCCTGGGCGTACGCCCTGGACGCCGGGACGTTCGCCGTCTCCGTCGGGTTGGCGCTGCTCCTCGCCCCCTCCCCCGCCGCGCGCGAGGCGGTGGCGCCGAGCCTGCGCGCTATCGCGGAGGGCGCGCGCTACGCCTGGCACCGCAAGGAGCTGCTGGGTACGTACGCCATCGACCTGGCGGCGATGTTCTTCGCCTTCCCGCTCGCGCTGTTCCCGTTCCTCGCGGACGAGTTGGACGCGCCGTGGGCGCTGGGGCTGATGTACGCGGCGCTGCCCGCGGGTTCGCTGCTCGTGAGCCTGACCAGCGGGTGGACCCGGCGGGTGCACCGGCACGGCCGCGCGGTCATGCTGTCGGCGGCCGGCTGGGGGCTGGCGATCACGGCGGCGGGGGTGATGCCGAACGCGTGGACGGTGCTGGCGCTGCTCATGGTGGCGGGCGCGTTCGACATGGTCAGCGGGGTGTTCCGGGCGGCGATGTGGAACCAGACCATCCCCGACGAGCTACGCGGCCGGCTCGCCGGCATCGAGCTGCTCTCGTACTCGGTCGGCCCGGTGGCCGGGCAGTTCCGCTCCGGCGGAGTGGCGGCGCTGACGAGCGTGCGGACGTCGATCTGGTCGGGCGGGGTGCTGTGCGCGGGGGCGGTGGTGCTGCTGGCGGCGTGCCTGCCGAAGCTGATGACGTACGACGCGCGCACGAACGAGCACGCGGTACGGGAACGGGAGCGCCGCGCCGCGGCGGCGGCAGAGAAGGCGGGGAAGCCGGCGCCCGGCGGCCCGGACGGCACCCCGGCCCCGGACCCGGCAACGTGA
- the map gene encoding type I methionyl aminopeptidase produces MSGQSSLLAPGTLSPPRAVPAAIPRPEYVGKKGPAPYTGPEVQDADTVERMRVAGRIAARAMAAAAERIAPGVTTDELDRVAHEYLCDHGAYPSTLGYRGFPKSLCTSVNEVICHGIPDSTVLRDGDIVNLDVTAFIGGVHGDNNATYLVGDVDEPSRLLVERTREALNRAIKAVRPGRQVNVIGRVIQSYAKRFDYGVVRDFTGHGVNTAFHSGLIIPHFDDPRATTVMRPGMTFTIEPMLTLGTYEYDMWDDGWTVVTKDRKRTAQFEHTLVVTESGAEVLTLP; encoded by the coding sequence ATGTCTGGCCAGTCGTCTCTGCTCGCGCCCGGAACCCTCTCCCCGCCCCGCGCCGTTCCCGCTGCCATCCCCCGCCCCGAGTACGTCGGGAAGAAGGGGCCCGCGCCCTACACCGGGCCCGAGGTCCAGGACGCGGACACCGTCGAGCGGATGCGCGTCGCCGGGCGGATCGCCGCCCGGGCGATGGCCGCCGCGGCGGAGCGGATCGCGCCCGGGGTGACGACGGACGAGCTGGACCGGGTGGCGCACGAGTACCTGTGCGACCACGGCGCGTACCCGTCCACCCTCGGCTACCGCGGCTTTCCCAAGTCGCTGTGCACGTCGGTCAACGAGGTGATCTGCCACGGCATTCCGGACTCCACGGTGCTGCGCGACGGCGACATCGTGAACCTGGACGTCACCGCGTTCATCGGCGGCGTGCACGGCGACAACAACGCCACGTACCTCGTCGGCGACGTCGACGAGCCCTCCCGGCTGCTGGTCGAGCGCACCCGCGAGGCGCTGAACCGGGCGATCAAGGCGGTCCGCCCGGGCCGGCAGGTCAACGTCATCGGCCGGGTCATCCAGTCGTACGCCAAGCGCTTCGACTACGGCGTCGTGCGCGACTTCACCGGCCACGGCGTCAACACCGCCTTCCACTCGGGCCTGATCATCCCGCACTTCGACGACCCGCGCGCGACCACCGTGATGCGGCCCGGGATGACGTTCACGATCGAGCCGATGCTGACCCTCGGGACGTACGAGTACGACATGTGGGACGACGGCTGGACGGTGGTGACCAAGGACCGCAAGCGCACGGCGCAGTTCGAGCACACGCTCGTGGTGACGGAGTCGGGCGCGGAGGTGCTGACCCTGCCGTAG
- a CDS encoding biliverdin-producing heme oxygenase, whose product MDATPFSTVLRTESHDQHHEANHSTFMSDMLGGALGIDAYRRYTAQLWFVYRALEDGWDALAGDPVAGPFVQPELARVPELARDLDFLHGGTGWRATAAPLPATAAYAARIAQCARDWPAGYVAHHYTRYLGDLSGGQVVRGTAEKTWGFDRKGDGVRFYVFERVANPAAYKRGYRRLLDELPVDDLEKKRIVEECHRAFAYNVAVFRELEGADPLSA is encoded by the coding sequence TTGGACGCGACGCCCTTCTCCACCGTGCTGCGCACCGAATCCCACGACCAGCACCACGAGGCCAACCACTCCACCTTCATGAGCGACATGCTGGGCGGCGCCCTCGGCATCGACGCCTACCGCCGCTACACCGCGCAGCTCTGGTTCGTCTACCGCGCTCTCGAGGACGGCTGGGACGCGCTCGCCGGTGACCCGGTCGCGGGCCCCTTCGTGCAGCCCGAGCTGGCCCGCGTCCCCGAGCTGGCGCGCGACCTCGACTTCCTGCACGGCGGCACCGGCTGGCGCGCCACGGCGGCGCCGCTGCCGGCGACGGCGGCGTACGCGGCCCGGATCGCGCAGTGCGCGCGCGACTGGCCCGCGGGGTACGTGGCGCACCACTACACCCGCTACCTCGGCGACCTCTCCGGCGGCCAGGTCGTGCGCGGCACCGCGGAGAAGACCTGGGGCTTCGACCGCAAGGGCGACGGCGTCCGCTTCTACGTCTTCGAGCGGGTGGCCAACCCGGCGGCGTACAAGCGCGGTTACCGGCGCCTGCTCGACGAGCTGCCCGTCGACGACCTGGAGAAGAAGCGGATCGTCGAGGAGTGCCACCGGGCCTTCGCCTACAACGTGGCGGTCTTCCGGGAGCTGGAGGGAGCCGACCCGCTGAGCGCCTGA